One genomic window of Salmo salar chromosome ssa12, Ssal_v3.1, whole genome shotgun sequence includes the following:
- the LOC106565802 gene encoding dysbindin isoform X2, which yields MSSSGANLHNKRLPSETEHAQRVPELDSAQQLKLRERQRFFEEVFQHDVDVYLSSAHLQIHDYKRPPIGSVSSMEVNVDMLEQMDLMDISDQEALDVFLSSGGDEGVLASPLPVVHGNNNNNEVISQGRSPHNTGGCVGKSRMSSTSSTSSTNSQNTNEDGRETPVVQSDDEDVNVGTLLLNGSTPGKDEEKDRPIFSS from the exons CGGAGACAGAGCATGCTCAGAGAGTCCCAGAATTGGACTCAGCCCAGCAGCtgaaactgagagagagacagcgcttCTTTGAAGAGGTATTTCAGCACGATGTGGACGTCTACCTGTCCTCTGCCCACCTGCAGATTCATGACTATAAGAGAC CTCCCATTGGCAGCGTCTCGTCCATGGAGGTGAATGTGGACATGCTGGAGCAGATGGACCTTATGGACATCTCTGACCAGGAGGCCTTGGATGTCTTCCTCAGCTCTGGGGGGGATGAGGGGGTGCTGGCCTCCCCTCTGCCAG TAGTtcatggcaacaacaacaacaatgaggTCATCAGCCAGGGACGCTCTCCCCACAACACAGGCGGTTGCGTGGGGAAGTCCCGCatgtcctccacctcctccacttcctccacCAACAGCCAGAACACCAATGAGGATGGAAGGGAAACCCCTGTAGTCCAATCAGATGATGAGGATGTGAATGTCGGCACACTCTTGCTGAATGGATCAACCCCAGGGAAAGATGAGGAGAAGGATCGGCCCATCTTCTCTTCATAG
- the LOC106565802 gene encoding dysbindin isoform X1, with translation MSSSGANLHNKRLPSETEHAQRVPELDSAQQLKLRERQRFFEEVFQHDVDVYLSSAHLQIHDYKRPPIGSVSSMEVNVDMLEQMDLMDISDQEALDVFLSSGGDEGVLASPLPGKVVHGNNNNNEVISQGRSPHNTGGCVGKSRMSSTSSTSSTNSQNTNEDGRETPVVQSDDEDVNVGTLLLNGSTPGKDEEKDRPIFSS, from the exons CGGAGACAGAGCATGCTCAGAGAGTCCCAGAATTGGACTCAGCCCAGCAGCtgaaactgagagagagacagcgcttCTTTGAAGAGGTATTTCAGCACGATGTGGACGTCTACCTGTCCTCTGCCCACCTGCAGATTCATGACTATAAGAGAC CTCCCATTGGCAGCGTCTCGTCCATGGAGGTGAATGTGGACATGCTGGAGCAGATGGACCTTATGGACATCTCTGACCAGGAGGCCTTGGATGTCTTCCTCAGCTCTGGGGGGGATGAGGGGGTGCTGGCCTCCCCTCTGCCAGGTAAAG TAGTtcatggcaacaacaacaacaatgaggTCATCAGCCAGGGACGCTCTCCCCACAACACAGGCGGTTGCGTGGGGAAGTCCCGCatgtcctccacctcctccacttcctccacCAACAGCCAGAACACCAATGAGGATGGAAGGGAAACCCCTGTAGTCCAATCAGATGATGAGGATGTGAATGTCGGCACACTCTTGCTGAATGGATCAACCCCAGGGAAAGATGAGGAGAAGGATCGGCCCATCTTCTCTTCATAG